From the genome of Sphingobium sp. JS3065, one region includes:
- a CDS encoding TraE/TraK family type IV conjugative transfer system protein: MFGRSSAREPSDPLRDKPASFGIHRYLQGSSNLFEENRLLKFSVLGLFGITAVLGIALYSTSQNQRTIVVPFGAGGDLYVTGGKPSPAYLRTMTRNIVALSGTYSALSADRQFEELLSIVHPTAYNGIRDSLNAILDELANNPTLSIATYIRPDQPVTWTDRQILVPVEKVRVIGGVIRKFRGNLRIRYTIDAGRFWLLSLSEENFDAELR, encoded by the coding sequence ATGTTCGGCAGATCATCCGCCCGCGAGCCCAGCGACCCCTTGCGGGATAAGCCGGCGAGCTTCGGCATCCATCGCTATCTCCAGGGGTCGTCCAACCTGTTCGAGGAGAACCGCCTCCTAAAATTCTCGGTTCTCGGCCTGTTCGGCATCACCGCCGTCCTGGGGATTGCCCTTTACTCGACGAGCCAGAACCAGCGCACGATCGTCGTGCCCTTTGGGGCAGGCGGCGATCTCTATGTGACGGGCGGCAAGCCCTCGCCCGCTTACCTGCGCACCATGACGCGCAATATCGTCGCGCTTTCGGGCACCTATTCCGCGCTCTCGGCCGACCGGCAGTTTGAGGAATTGCTCAGCATCGTCCACCCCACTGCCTATAATGGCATCCGCGACAGTCTGAACGCGATCCTCGACGAACTGGCCAATAATCCGACGCTCTCGATCGCGACCTATATCCGGCCCGACCAGCCCGTCACCTGGACGGATCGCCAGATCCTGGTGCCAGTGGAAAAGGTGCGCGTCATCGGCGGCGTCATCCGCAAATTCCGCGGCAATCTGCGCATCCGCTACACGATCGATGCCGGTCGCTTCTGGCTCCTGTCTCTTTCCGAGGAAAATTTCGATGCCGAACTTCGGTAA
- a CDS encoding type IV conjugative transfer system protein TraL — MDERLPQFLHKPVQILWFDAQEFILVVSTIFVAVIVGGYVGWSLLGVLLLFIPWKRTKPRGFMPHLAWRWGLLKLPRYPGPTQTRFCE, encoded by the coding sequence GTGGACGAGAGACTTCCCCAATTCCTGCACAAGCCGGTCCAGATCCTCTGGTTCGACGCGCAGGAGTTCATCCTCGTGGTGTCCACCATCTTCGTCGCCGTCATCGTCGGCGGATATGTGGGCTGGTCGCTCCTCGGCGTTCTTCTCCTCTTCATTCCCTGGAAGCGGACCAAGCCGCGCGGCTTCATGCCGCATCTCGCCTGGCGCTGGGGGCTGCTCAAGCTCCCCCGCTACCCCGGTCCGACCCAGACCCGCTTTTGCGAGTGA
- a CDS encoding GntR family transcriptional regulator: MAPEPLTAERIYRRLKADILDGVFPPGSQLIVQNAAEHYGVSISPVRDGAHRLVGERLLGLNVGGGFTIPQLDAQVLRDLYVWHGYLVRHALKANSPVAGEPGPIAILERSGPHHPKDIRDATAALFGRIGSRPGNQVHLHAVLAAGELLSVARLHEPSVVKNVEEELLAIWNLTRSGQDAALRDAIWAYHRRRIRRASAIAHRISAVPPSSDTAGRS; the protein is encoded by the coding sequence ATGGCACCTGAACCCCTGACGGCAGAGCGCATCTATCGCCGGCTCAAGGCCGATATACTCGATGGCGTCTTCCCTCCGGGATCCCAGTTGATCGTACAGAATGCAGCTGAGCACTATGGCGTGAGCATATCGCCCGTACGCGATGGCGCGCATCGGCTGGTGGGCGAGAGACTATTGGGCCTCAATGTCGGGGGAGGGTTCACCATCCCGCAACTCGATGCGCAGGTGCTGCGCGACCTTTATGTCTGGCATGGCTATCTGGTCAGGCATGCCCTGAAGGCAAATAGTCCCGTTGCGGGGGAGCCAGGGCCTATCGCAATCCTGGAGCGCAGTGGTCCACATCATCCCAAGGATATTCGCGATGCAACCGCCGCGCTGTTCGGCCGGATTGGCAGCAGGCCTGGAAATCAGGTACATCTCCATGCGGTCCTTGCCGCGGGCGAGTTGCTTTCGGTCGCGCGACTCCATGAGCCGTCCGTCGTCAAGAATGTCGAGGAAGAACTGCTTGCGATCTGGAACCTGACCAGATCCGGTCAGGATGCCGCATTACGTGATGCCATCTGGGCCTATCACAGGAGACGGATACGACGCGCTTCGGCAATCGCTCACAGAATTAGCGCAGTCCCGCCATCCTCCGACACTGCCGGTAGAAGCTGA
- a CDS encoding type-F conjugative transfer system secretin TraK, translating to MPNFGKRLGAPAALITACLPVPTFAQAIMALPDQISSIRLSNRDINHLICQGGEIEDVKFSAEKAIAVEKAGADAWVKFLVKESDDAGQVTRSFVTTPSEFFVTCNGAIYPLYAEPTDIPAQTVTLAPGASQRARANGELLGPLVEEERAVSITLSMLQDRVPASFTEIAVSPRPLALSAAPALRITERRRVAIEGTGLSASEYWIEASTDNEIDERIFLDASLGARIFSVTLDRLSLKAGETARLILLRRGETL from the coding sequence ATGCCGAACTTCGGTAAGCGCCTTGGCGCGCCTGCAGCGCTCATCACCGCCTGTCTTCCGGTCCCGACATTCGCGCAGGCCATCATGGCCCTGCCCGACCAGATCAGTAGCATCCGCCTCTCCAACCGCGACATCAACCATCTCATCTGCCAGGGCGGCGAGATCGAGGATGTCAAATTCTCCGCCGAAAAGGCGATCGCGGTCGAGAAGGCGGGTGCTGACGCCTGGGTCAAGTTCCTGGTCAAGGAAAGCGACGATGCGGGCCAGGTGACGCGCAGCTTTGTCACCACGCCTTCGGAATTCTTCGTGACCTGTAACGGCGCGATCTATCCGCTTTATGCCGAACCCACCGACATTCCCGCCCAGACCGTGACCCTCGCACCCGGTGCCAGCCAGCGCGCCCGCGCCAATGGCGAGCTGCTGGGGCCGCTTGTCGAGGAGGAGCGCGCGGTCTCGATCACCCTCTCAATGCTGCAGGACCGGGTGCCGGCCAGCTTTACCGAGATCGCCGTTTCGCCAAGGCCGCTTGCGCTCAGCGCCGCGCCCGCCTTGCGCATCACCGAGCGCCGCCGCGTCGCGATCGAGGGCACGGGGCTGTCGGCGTCGGAATATTGGATCGAGGCGAGCACCGACAACGAGATTGACGAGCGCATATTTCTCGATGCGTCGCTCGGCGCGCGCATCTTCAGCGTCACCCTCGATCGCCTGTCCCTGAAGGCCGGCGAGACCGCGCGTCTCATTCTGCTGCGTCGGGGAGAGACGCTGTGA
- a CDS encoding lasso peptide biosynthesis B2 protein, translating into MLYATPHFHHCLVDGRVVALDMRTTRYFLIHGASGEALIQWEAGAESRHSDETFDDLMAKGYVSREQAGNRRLEACAAKPLKSRAEICVSSANRAEYLQIAWFLATTRLRIATGSLARTLEPMRKRAGQMPVREQQVVMDRVGRFTACRPAIPLSRVCLLDSVALYHFVGDSMTELVFGVSLDPFAAHCWLERDGWLLNDEIDHVRRFTPIMRCRA; encoded by the coding sequence ATGCTCTACGCAACGCCTCATTTTCACCATTGTCTGGTCGACGGGCGCGTCGTCGCACTCGATATGAGGACGACCCGCTATTTCCTGATCCACGGTGCATCGGGTGAGGCGCTGATCCAATGGGAAGCGGGCGCTGAAAGCAGGCATTCAGACGAAACATTCGATGACCTGATGGCAAAGGGATATGTGTCCCGCGAACAGGCGGGAAATCGACGTCTGGAGGCATGCGCGGCGAAACCCCTGAAGAGCCGCGCCGAGATTTGCGTGTCGTCCGCCAATCGTGCCGAGTATCTGCAGATCGCCTGGTTTCTTGCCACGACGCGCCTGCGCATAGCAACGGGATCGCTTGCGAGAACCCTCGAGCCGATGCGGAAACGAGCAGGACAGATGCCGGTTCGGGAGCAGCAGGTCGTGATGGACCGTGTCGGGCGCTTTACCGCTTGCCGGCCAGCCATTCCGCTATCCCGCGTCTGCCTCCTAGACAGCGTTGCGCTCTACCATTTTGTTGGAGATTCCATGACGGAACTGGTCTTTGGCGTCAGTCTCGATCCCTTTGCCGCGCATTGCTGGCTCGAGCGCGATGGGTGGCTCCTGAACGACGAAATCGACCATGTGCGTCGATTTACGCCGATCATGCGGTGCCGGGCATGA
- a CDS encoding asparagine synthetase B family protein — protein sequence MSDFILCPSAGPAIGIARRALADLSLTDDFSETSIDANYRLFLRGRVEISSDRRLVIIGEAFDAAGGRLSRESLDRAAHSADTLETVASRHWGQFVAVTVDAQTVRFYRDPSAGQACYMCRVGSAFFAASSVDLLRLVTGQDFEICRDGIIRALAYRDLRQDRTALKSVRELTPGCTASDQNEEVRYVWQPLVDLEVGRALPHEEIAERLERVLRVAVRAQTNGASRVMLELSGGLDSSLLAMLLADMAIDFTAVTYVGPDAREDESDFARAVCAHLGRQWRGSVLSADHIRLHESAAAHLAWPSARLFTQLFDQAADRAMDELGCDMIMSGGGGDGTFCYLPSSAPLIDCLGSWKTMLNSPAVVHDLARAHDTTSAEIIWRALRRMSLPHRLSWKRDGSFLSRDTRRSLSRRAYHRGIDLGCAPRGKCDHLKHMIGIHNHLDAYSAPRHDALRFPLVSKPVVETALQIPTWQWFEGGRNRAPVRRLLADRLPPMISGRRSKGGFDAVIRDIFKERSGEMKAHLHDGWLATEKIIDVDAVDEEFFRFQESGSGGINRLMVLWDTEMWVRAVRRRKVTRGLLEGSAIRETRQSIAGRSRGDAPAAI from the coding sequence ATGAGCGATTTCATCCTCTGTCCATCAGCGGGACCGGCTATCGGCATCGCTCGGCGGGCCCTTGCCGATCTGTCCCTGACTGACGACTTTTCCGAAACGTCGATCGACGCGAACTACAGGCTTTTCCTGAGGGGACGCGTTGAGATTTCGTCGGACCGGCGCCTTGTCATAATCGGCGAAGCCTTTGATGCAGCTGGCGGCCGCCTGAGCCGGGAGAGCCTCGACAGGGCGGCGCATTCCGCTGATACCCTCGAAACGGTGGCGTCGCGCCATTGGGGGCAGTTTGTCGCTGTCACGGTCGATGCGCAGACAGTGCGCTTCTACAGGGATCCATCGGCTGGGCAGGCCTGCTACATGTGCCGCGTCGGCAGCGCGTTCTTCGCCGCGTCGAGCGTCGATCTTTTGCGCCTCGTCACCGGGCAGGATTTCGAGATTTGCCGGGACGGAATTATCCGGGCGCTTGCCTATCGAGATCTTCGGCAGGACCGCACGGCGTTGAAATCCGTCCGCGAACTGACACCGGGATGCACCGCCAGTGATCAAAATGAGGAGGTTCGCTATGTCTGGCAACCGCTCGTGGACCTGGAGGTGGGCCGCGCGCTTCCGCATGAAGAGATTGCGGAGCGGCTGGAGAGGGTGCTGAGGGTCGCCGTGCGCGCGCAAACGAACGGCGCCAGTCGCGTAATGCTGGAATTGTCCGGCGGATTGGATTCCTCCCTCCTCGCCATGCTCCTGGCGGACATGGCGATCGACTTTACGGCGGTCACCTATGTCGGGCCTGACGCGCGAGAAGATGAGAGCGATTTTGCCAGGGCAGTTTGCGCCCATTTGGGCCGGCAGTGGCGCGGATCGGTCCTGTCCGCTGATCACATCCGCCTCCATGAATCGGCTGCCGCGCATCTCGCGTGGCCGAGCGCCCGGCTTTTTACTCAGCTGTTCGATCAGGCGGCGGATAGGGCGATGGACGAGCTTGGCTGCGACATGATCATGAGCGGGGGCGGCGGCGACGGCACCTTTTGCTACCTTCCCTCCAGCGCACCGTTGATCGATTGTCTGGGCAGTTGGAAAACGATGTTGAACAGTCCGGCGGTTGTCCATGATCTTGCGCGCGCCCATGATACCACCAGCGCGGAGATTATCTGGCGGGCATTGCGCAGGATGAGCCTGCCGCATCGGCTTTCCTGGAAAAGGGATGGCTCATTCCTGTCCCGTGATACGCGGCGGTCGCTGTCGCGCCGGGCCTATCACCGGGGGATCGATCTGGGCTGCGCGCCGAGAGGCAAATGCGATCATCTCAAGCACATGATCGGCATCCATAATCACCTGGATGCCTACAGCGCGCCTCGCCACGACGCCCTTCGGTTCCCGCTCGTGTCGAAGCCGGTGGTCGAAACGGCGCTTCAGATACCGACCTGGCAATGGTTTGAGGGCGGGCGCAACCGTGCCCCGGTTCGCCGATTGCTCGCCGACAGATTGCCCCCGATGATCTCGGGTCGCCGGTCGAAGGGCGGCTTTGATGCTGTGATCCGCGATATCTTCAAGGAGCGCAGCGGAGAAATGAAGGCGCATCTGCACGATGGCTGGCTTGCTACGGAAAAAATCATCGATGTAGACGCCGTGGATGAGGAGTTTTTCCGATTCCAGGAAAGCGGAAGTGGCGGCATCAACCGGCTGATGGTGCTGTGGGATACGGAAATGTGGGTCAGGGCCGTTCGCCGGCGGAAGGTGACGCGGGGTCTCCTTGAGGGGTCAGCCATCCGCGAAACCAGGCAATCGATCGCCGGTAGATCGCGAGGCGATGCGCCGGCTGCCATTTGA
- a CDS encoding TraB/VirB10 family protein, whose translation MSGPGDKGGEKPMGAQPTGSRPDAPTQRPHAGIKGYSRPPKRRDGASGEPDDRAATEVRGPALLDLKARWALLSARQQLRARQAGVGVVIAMFGYGLYTASTGSKDEAPAAPVASRLDMGAGLRGDSLETKVRGDLKKILDGQMLLGDRVTAIEEGRIAPGGRTITDAAEGDLPSAMPGDIPPFPPSPSGRELESADGSLPPPPMPSVPPAPPAPPVERQVGSIGTATAALTADAGDKGATGVKKKTRTIYLPPGFMKARLLTGIDALASRDATSNPEPLIARVQAPAVLPNDVKANLAGCFVIGNATGSLAKERVEVQLVSLSCVDFDERSVVDQPIKGFFVDTDGKKGLSGRVVTRAGAALARSFIAGTISGMSQSVENTFGDTSVSALGTVRSLDAGDAAKTGIAGGLSKSSDKLTDFYLDLARQAGPIVEVGAAKDVVVVIQEGVTLEIKPTAGSKF comes from the coding sequence GTGAGCGGCCCTGGCGACAAGGGCGGCGAGAAGCCAATGGGTGCGCAACCGACGGGCTCGAGGCCCGATGCACCGACCCAGCGGCCCCACGCCGGCATAAAGGGCTATTCCCGCCCGCCAAAGAGGAGGGACGGCGCCAGCGGCGAACCGGATGATCGCGCCGCCACGGAGGTGCGCGGTCCGGCACTGCTCGACCTCAAGGCCCGCTGGGCGTTGCTGAGCGCTCGCCAGCAGCTGCGCGCCCGGCAGGCCGGTGTGGGCGTCGTCATCGCGATGTTCGGCTACGGCCTCTACACAGCCTCGACCGGATCGAAGGACGAGGCGCCGGCGGCACCGGTGGCATCGCGCCTCGACATGGGTGCGGGCCTGCGCGGCGACAGCCTCGAGACCAAGGTGCGCGGCGACCTCAAGAAAATTCTCGATGGCCAGATGCTGCTCGGCGACCGGGTGACCGCGATCGAGGAAGGCAGGATCGCCCCTGGCGGGCGAACCATCACGGACGCGGCAGAGGGCGATCTCCCCAGCGCCATGCCTGGCGACATCCCGCCCTTCCCGCCCAGCCCCAGCGGACGCGAACTTGAGAGCGCTGACGGCAGCCTACCGCCGCCTCCTATGCCGTCCGTGCCGCCTGCGCCGCCCGCCCCGCCAGTGGAGCGGCAGGTCGGCTCGATCGGGACCGCGACCGCCGCACTCACCGCCGACGCGGGCGACAAAGGGGCAACAGGCGTTAAAAAAAAGACCCGGACGATCTATTTGCCGCCTGGTTTCATGAAGGCGCGGTTGCTGACCGGGATCGACGCGCTCGCGAGCCGGGACGCGACCTCGAACCCGGAACCGCTGATCGCCCGCGTCCAGGCGCCCGCCGTGCTGCCAAATGACGTCAAGGCGAACCTTGCTGGCTGCTTTGTCATCGGCAATGCGACAGGCAGCCTCGCCAAGGAGCGGGTCGAGGTCCAGCTCGTCTCCCTCTCCTGCGTCGACTTTGACGAACGCTCGGTGGTCGATCAACCGATCAAGGGCTTCTTCGTCGATACCGACGGGAAGAAGGGGCTGTCGGGCCGGGTCGTCACCCGCGCCGGCGCCGCGCTCGCCCGCAGTTTCATTGCCGGCACGATCTCGGGAATGAGCCAGAGCGTCGAAAACACGTTCGGGGACACGTCGGTCTCCGCGCTCGGCACCGTCCGGTCGCTCGATGCGGGCGACGCGGCCAAGACCGGCATTGCCGGCGGCCTCTCCAAATCCTCCGACAAGCTGACCGACTTCTATCTCGATCTCGCCCGTCAGGCCGGTCCCATCGTCGAGGTGGGCGCCGCCAAGGATGTCGTCGTGGTGATCCAGGAGGGCGTCACCCTCGAAATCAAGCCGACTGCGGGAAGCAAATTCTGA
- a CDS encoding TraV family lipoprotein: protein MPLLSFPSALALRRAGAPLLMLAALPACTAIGSVMSPYPEKFSCKNSDHGQCIHPERAYEDAVAGAASRSDPRVTNDRKMLKGSAVAASPGSTGRARGKAATPYLGYRDSVYRELQGLVEAPVTPMLRPGRTIRTLILPYADRERPDRLYMPRYVYSILDKPQWVVGDYLVSPVNPTSRVPVLEQVKAKPAPMQTSDLPAPPQEQPREQGQ, encoded by the coding sequence ATGCCGCTCCTCTCTTTCCCGTCAGCGTTAGCCCTGCGCCGCGCCGGAGCCCCGCTGCTGATGCTCGCCGCCCTGCCCGCCTGCACCGCCATCGGCTCGGTCATGTCGCCCTATCCTGAAAAGTTCAGCTGCAAGAATAGCGACCATGGCCAGTGCATCCACCCAGAGCGCGCCTATGAGGATGCGGTCGCCGGCGCCGCCTCCCGGTCCGATCCCAGGGTCACGAACGACAGGAAGATGCTGAAAGGCAGCGCCGTCGCCGCCTCGCCCGGATCGACGGGACGCGCCAGGGGCAAGGCCGCCACGCCTTATCTTGGCTATCGTGACAGCGTCTATCGCGAGCTTCAGGGGCTGGTCGAAGCGCCAGTGACGCCGATGCTGCGGCCCGGACGCACGATCCGCACGCTCATCCTTCCTTATGCCGACCGTGAACGGCCCGACCGGCTCTACATGCCGCGCTACGTCTATTCGATCCTCGACAAGCCCCAATGGGTGGTCGGCGACTATCTGGTGAGCCCCGTCAATCCGACGAGCCGTGTGCCAGTCCTCGAGCAGGTGAAGGCGAAGCCCGCGCCGATGCAGACGAGCGACCTTCCCGCTCCCCCGCAGGAACAGCCGCGAGAACAGGGGCAATGA
- a CDS encoding Atxe2 family lasso peptide isopeptidase, with translation MRLPYCLVAVLFAAVGALPSAAAALCSPPPTRAEQSATNGANVSPEDLLGLWDFGDGGSSPLNASHIALSPNKKQLAVQMRRADAATNRYCMALVIIDRSGQSAPIIADQGGDFIKAQFSNRRLAGFPIGLPMPLTPRWSPDGHHIAYVRRDQGQTRLWIANADGSGAEAATSGDLPISDLRWSADGRHVLLAADTNRLEAERRIEEEGLSGFHYDYRIWQAARALPFPPGPYPPIYYQVDRETKQLMSLPADAASKAFGSRGEGIPANARLGTFSDDGNAAAWVEREQPDQLRSPSRLHAVVDGVPIACQSEACAGELLGIWWTDRREILFLRTEGPADRSHLALYKWHPRRGRPTLLLRTEDLILGCQAGKGELFCGYERSLEPRRVVAISARDGAVSTVYEPNPDFARHRFGAVQRLYWKFQGGEAFGDLVLPPDYRNDRKLPLIVVQYTSRGFLRGGTGDEYPILPLAAAGFAVLSFQRPTDYANRIPAANIAEFSQNNVTGWADRRHVLNALEAGVSQLIDRGLVDPARIGISGLSDGASTVQFALVNSSMFRAAAVSSCCEDPSNYDSAGEEYYRDLVSWGYPPRGTDGRKFWQRYSLLQNADKIAAPILMQLSDDEFRLALPAYHALEAAGKTVDMYVFPDEHHIKWQPAHRLAIYRRSIAWFRGWLTPQGDPASPSAGERP, from the coding sequence ATGCGCCTTCCATACTGCCTCGTCGCTGTCCTGTTTGCGGCAGTCGGCGCCCTGCCGTCCGCTGCCGCCGCGCTCTGCTCCCCCCCGCCGACACGCGCGGAGCAGAGCGCCACAAATGGCGCCAATGTCAGCCCCGAGGATCTGCTCGGCCTCTGGGACTTTGGCGATGGTGGATCCAGCCCTCTGAATGCCTCCCATATCGCGCTGTCCCCCAACAAGAAGCAACTGGCGGTGCAGATGCGCCGTGCTGACGCAGCAACCAATCGCTACTGCATGGCGCTTGTGATCATCGACCGAAGCGGGCAGAGCGCGCCTATCATAGCCGATCAGGGCGGAGACTTCATAAAGGCGCAATTTTCCAACCGCCGTCTGGCGGGATTCCCGATCGGCCTGCCCATGCCGCTGACGCCGCGCTGGTCGCCGGACGGACATCATATCGCCTATGTGCGGCGCGACCAGGGGCAGACCCGGCTTTGGATCGCCAATGCGGATGGCAGCGGGGCAGAAGCGGCAACGTCCGGGGACCTGCCGATTTCCGATCTGAGATGGTCGGCAGATGGGCGGCATGTGCTTCTGGCAGCCGACACGAACCGCCTGGAAGCTGAACGTCGCATCGAGGAAGAAGGGCTTTCCGGCTTTCACTATGATTATCGAATATGGCAGGCGGCCCGCGCCCTTCCCTTTCCGCCCGGCCCGTACCCGCCCATCTATTATCAGGTCGATCGCGAGACGAAACAGCTGATGAGCCTTCCGGCAGACGCCGCCAGCAAGGCTTTCGGATCGCGCGGCGAAGGCATTCCGGCAAACGCCAGGCTTGGCACGTTCAGTGATGATGGAAATGCCGCAGCGTGGGTCGAGCGTGAGCAGCCGGATCAGCTGCGCTCACCCTCAAGGCTTCACGCAGTCGTCGATGGCGTTCCCATCGCATGTCAAAGCGAAGCGTGTGCAGGCGAATTGCTCGGCATCTGGTGGACCGATCGGCGCGAAATCCTGTTCCTGCGAACGGAAGGTCCAGCCGACCGGAGCCACCTTGCACTTTACAAATGGCACCCACGGCGTGGACGACCCACCCTCCTCCTGCGGACGGAGGATCTCATTCTCGGCTGCCAGGCAGGCAAGGGCGAACTGTTTTGCGGCTATGAGCGCAGCCTCGAGCCGCGCCGGGTCGTCGCCATTTCGGCGCGGGACGGCGCCGTCTCCACCGTCTATGAGCCTAACCCCGATTTCGCGCGGCATCGCTTCGGCGCGGTGCAACGCCTCTATTGGAAATTCCAGGGCGGTGAAGCCTTTGGCGATCTTGTCCTGCCGCCCGACTATCGGAACGACAGGAAGCTTCCCCTTATCGTCGTCCAATATACGAGCCGCGGCTTTCTGCGGGGCGGAACCGGCGATGAATATCCCATATTGCCGCTGGCCGCGGCAGGCTTTGCCGTGCTGAGTTTTCAGAGGCCGACGGATTATGCCAATCGCATCCCTGCCGCGAATATTGCGGAGTTCAGCCAAAACAATGTCACTGGCTGGGCGGATCGGCGTCATGTCCTGAACGCTCTTGAAGCCGGTGTCTCACAACTGATTGACCGCGGACTGGTAGACCCGGCGCGCATTGGCATCTCTGGCCTCAGCGACGGGGCGTCGACGGTCCAGTTCGCCCTGGTCAATTCCAGTATGTTCCGCGCCGCAGCCGTCAGCTCCTGCTGCGAAGACCCGAGCAATTACGACAGCGCCGGCGAGGAATATTATCGCGATCTCGTCAGTTGGGGCTACCCGCCCCGAGGCACGGACGGCCGCAAATTCTGGCAGCGCTATTCGCTTCTGCAAAATGCCGACAAGATTGCGGCGCCCATTCTCATGCAGCTTTCAGACGACGAGTTTCGTCTTGCGCTCCCCGCCTATCACGCCCTTGAGGCTGCGGGAAAAACCGTGGACATGTATGTTTTTCCCGACGAGCATCATATCAAATGGCAGCCGGCGCATCGCCTCGCGATCTACCGGCGATCGATTGCCTGGTTTCGCGGATGGCTGACCCCTCAAGGAGACCCCGCGTCACCTTCCGCCGGCGAACGGCCCTGA
- a CDS encoding benenodin family lasso peptide, with translation MERIEDLSDDFVDLGNAAFETKGAIAGEPSDGVGYRLNGMADE, from the coding sequence ATGGAACGTATCGAAGACCTCTCCGACGACTTCGTCGATCTGGGCAACGCCGCCTTTGAAACCAAGGGCGCGATCGCGGGCGAACCGTCGGACGGCGTCGGCTACCGCCTGAACGGCATGGCCGACGAATAA
- a CDS encoding DsbC family protein encodes MSCHARIAKTLAIALIAGAAGVVNAAPAEPATDPVALDAVAAKAQASLRQSFTNLQFEDFGPAPVKGPVFQASAGGRILYYAPDSEHLLFATIYDRNGVNLTALAQDASARKKLGALGPNQALTIGPPGAPTVIEFTDPDCPYCRALDRFWAAKAAEGKPVRRQIYFVSGIHPQAASKAEHILCSKDQAGAFRATYAGDAPKPLTTCKEGAALVARNAEAVKAMGISGTPTLILDGRVISGFQQAEIEAWLEEKQAPKKPPS; translated from the coding sequence ATGTCATGCCACGCACGGATCGCTAAGACACTGGCGATTGCGCTGATCGCAGGCGCTGCTGGGGTCGTGAACGCGGCACCTGCAGAGCCCGCGACGGATCCGGTCGCTCTCGACGCTGTAGCGGCAAAGGCGCAGGCAAGCCTCCGCCAAAGCTTCACCAACCTCCAGTTCGAGGATTTCGGCCCTGCGCCCGTCAAAGGCCCCGTGTTTCAGGCGAGCGCCGGCGGCCGCATCCTCTATTATGCGCCTGACAGCGAGCACCTTCTGTTCGCCACCATCTACGACAGAAACGGCGTCAACCTGACCGCCCTCGCACAGGATGCCAGCGCGCGGAAAAAACTGGGCGCGCTCGGTCCCAATCAAGCACTCACCATTGGCCCGCCGGGCGCGCCGACCGTCATCGAGTTCACCGATCCCGATTGCCCCTATTGCCGCGCCCTCGATCGTTTCTGGGCGGCAAAGGCAGCCGAAGGGAAGCCAGTGCGACGGCAAATCTATTTCGTGAGCGGTATCCACCCGCAAGCCGCGTCCAAGGCCGAGCATATCCTCTGCTCGAAGGACCAGGCTGGCGCCTTCCGCGCCACCTATGCCGGAGACGCGCCAAAGCCCCTCACGACCTGCAAGGAGGGCGCGGCGCTTGTTGCCAGGAATGCCGAGGCGGTCAAAGCCATGGGCATATCGGGAACCCCCACCCTCATTCTTGATGGCCGCGTCATTTCCGGCTTCCAGCAGGCCGAGATCGAGGCCTGGCTCGAGGAAAAGCAGGCGCCCAAAAAGCCGCCCAGCTGA
- a CDS encoding helix-turn-helix domain-containing protein, with the protein MPTRRLQTKDNVLVLSRIKEISGKRIEERRRRDRITQPQLARAAGVSVRWLREIEAGNPKSKLDEHLACAHRLGLSTTHIMIPLLLMERRMSIPEEYLVEEDLSELEDRCIALVYEHSQAAVTRRRSSFFGPGDDGEPS; encoded by the coding sequence ATGCCGACTCGAAGACTTCAGACCAAGGATAACGTGCTGGTTCTCTCCAGGATAAAGGAGATTTCCGGGAAACGGATCGAAGAGCGCCGCCGACGTGACCGGATCACGCAGCCTCAGCTTGCACGCGCGGCCGGGGTCAGTGTTCGATGGTTGCGGGAAATTGAGGCGGGCAATCCCAAGTCGAAGCTTGATGAGCATCTTGCATGTGCCCATCGGCTTGGTCTCTCGACCACCCACATCATGATCCCGCTTCTTCTCATGGAGCGAAGAATGTCGATTCCCGAGGAATATCTGGTGGAGGAGGACCTCTCCGAACTGGAAGATCGCTGCATCGCGCTCGTCTATGAGCATTCGCAGGCCGCCGTCACCCGGCGCAGATCCTCCTTCTTCGGGCCGGGTGATGATGGCGAACCGTCCTGA